The Candidatus Methylomirabilota bacterium genome has a window encoding:
- a CDS encoding ABC transporter permease, whose protein sequence is RVVRATALAVKENVYVEAVQALGASRHRIVLQHILPNVMAPYIIMVTAQLGGAILAEAALSYLGLGTAEPTPSWGLMLSGSAPSYAEKAPWIALFPGIAISLGVFGFNLFGDSLRDALDPKLRRG, encoded by the coding sequence CCGGGTGGTGCGGGCCACCGCCCTGGCGGTGAAGGAGAACGTCTACGTCGAGGCCGTGCAGGCGCTCGGCGCCTCACGGCACCGCATCGTGCTGCAGCACATCCTGCCCAACGTCATGGCGCCCTACATCATCATGGTGACCGCGCAGCTCGGGGGCGCGATCCTCGCCGAGGCCGCCCTGAGCTACCTCGGCCTGGGCACGGCCGAGCCGACGCCGTCGTGGGGGCTCATGCTCTCGGGCTCCGCGCCGTCGTACGCCGAGAAGGCGCCCTGGATCGCCCTGTTTCCCGGCATCGCGATCAGCCTCGGGGTGTTCGGCTTCAACCTCTTCGGGGATTCCTTGCGGGACGCGCTCGACCCGAAGTTACGGCGCGGCTGA